The Helianthus annuus cultivar XRQ/B chromosome 16, HanXRQr2.0-SUNRISE, whole genome shotgun sequence genome includes a window with the following:
- the LOC110918152 gene encoding LRR receptor-like serine/threonine-protein kinase, whose product MPIFQPLFSLFILFVIIPYCFSLNPQGEALLSWRKTLKGPHLEVLISWDDSSYSTNETPCGWFGVTCDVNNNVVELSLSNIDLHGSIPSNFSSLLTLQKLVLSGTNLTGSIPKAIGSLQYLSYLDLSDNGLTGEIPKEICNLNKLVELYINTNRLQGPVPDNIGNLKSLVVLTCYDNQLNGSIPGTISELKKLQVIRLGGNKNIEGPLPKQIGNCTSLVVLGLAETSLSGFLPTTIGYLKNLQTLAIYTTLLSGQIPEQIGNCTDLQNVYLYENSLSGSIPNSLGSLKKLNNLLLWNNKLVGAIPHELGNCMQLVVIDISMNALTGVIPVTFGKLGSLQELQLSMNRISGSIPIQIQNCTSLTHIELDNNQITGTIPSVIGTFENLTLLYLWQNHLQGAIPTSISNCQKLESIDLSQNSLTGSIPKDLFNLQNLNKLLLIENELSGQIPPEIGNCTSLIRFRVNDNQLIGSIPPQIGRLRNLNFLDLGSNGLTRFIPVEISGCMNLTFLDLHSNSITGTLPESLNNIVSLQLVDVSDNQIEGTLSFTIKSLISLNKLVLRKNRFSGEIPLEIGLCINLQLLDLSNNEFFGAIPASLGKLPALEIALNLSCNKLSGEIPVEFAALDKLAVLDLSYNKLSGDLQNLVGLENLVVVNISHNDFKGHVPDTPFFSKLPPSVLSNNPLLCLAGDVCAADKGGASRRSKGAKVAMAVLISVACILVLSALYILLAGNTRASGEGGLDDADVEMGPPWEITLYQKLDLSIGDVARSLTPDNVVGRGRSGVVYRVNVSSGFPIAVKRFQLSDNYSASAFSSEIATLACIRHRNIVRLLGWASNGKNKLLFYDFLPNGTLGTLLHEGNVEVIEWETRFKIGLGVAEGLAYLHHDCVPPILHRDVKADNILLGDRNDACLADFGLARLAENDNTSFSVKPQFGGTYGYMAPEYASMLKITEKSDVYSYGVVLLEIMTRKKPVDESFSEGLHVIQWVRNHLKNKKDPVQIIDRKLHGNPDTEIQEMLQALGIALLCTSNRPEDRPTMKEVVALLREIRHEATTTKEPSKETNDPSKEDSNVFGLYLSSSVNSARLGGEGSSNCSLAYSSL is encoded by the exons ATGCCTATCTTTCAACCTCTGTTTTCACTTTTCATACTCTTTGTTATAATCCCTTATTGTTTCTCCCTCAACCCACAAGGTGAAGCTCTTCTTTCATGGCGAAAAACCTTAAAAGGGCCACATTTGGAGGTTTTAATCAGCTGGGATGATTCAAGTTATTCAACTAATGAAACTCCTTGTGGGTGGTTTGGTGTCACTTGTGATGTTAACAACAATGTTGTTGAATTGAGTTTGAGTAACATAGACTTACATGGAAGTATTCCTTCTAACTTTAGCTCATTGTTAACTCTACAAAAGCTTGTGCTATCGGGAACGAATCTTACCGGTTCAATCCCGAAAGCAATCGGGTCGCTACAATACCTAAGTTACTTGGATTTGAGTGACAATGGGTTAACCGGTGAAATCCCTAAAGAGATTTGTAATCTTAACAAACTCGTTGAGCTTTACATCAACACGAACAGGCTCCAAGGTCCGGTTCCCGATAACATTGGGAACCTCAAGAGTCTGGTCGTGTTGACATGCTACGATAATCAACTCAACGGAAGCATTCCGGGTACCATAAGCGAGTTAAAGAAGCTTCAAGTCATAAGACTTGGTGGAAACAAAAACATTGAAGGCCCATTGCCAAAACAAATTGGCAATTGTACTAGTTTAGTAGTATTGGGGCTTGCAGAAACAAGCTTATCAGGTTTTCTCCCTACAACAATTGGTTATCTCAAAAACCTTCAAACCCTTGCCATTTACACCACCTTactttccggccaaattccggaaCAAATCGGCAACTGCACCGACCTCCAAAACGTCTACTTATACGAGAACTCACTTTCAGGCTCAATCCCGAATTCGTTGGGCAGTTTAAAAAAACTAAACAATCTGTTGCTGTGGAATAACAAACTAGTTGGAGCTATTCCACATGAGCTTGGAAACTGCATGCAGCTAGTTGTAATTGACATTTCGATGAACGCGTTAACCGGAGTCATTCCTGTGACGTTCGGGAAACTGGGCTCGTTACAGGAACTTCAACTGAGCATGAACCGGATATCCGGTTCGATACCAATTCAGATACAAAACTGCACAAGTCTCACCCACATTGAACTCGACAACAATCAAATCACTGGAACTATTCCTTCTGTAATCGGAACATTCGAAAACCTCACTCTCTTATACTTATGGCAGAATCATCTTCAAGGTGCAATACCTACTTCCATATCGAATTGTCAAAAGCTAGAATCAATTGATTTGTCGCAGAATTCGTTAACAGGATCGATCCCGAAAGATCTGTTTAATCTCCAGAATCTGAACAAGTTGTTATTAATAGAAAATGAACTCTCAGGCCAAATACCCCCAGAGATCGGTAACTGCACGTCATTGATCCGGTTTCGTGTTAACGATAATCAATTGATTGGATCCATTCCGCCTCAGATCGGCAGGTTAAGGAATTTAAACTTCCTTGATCTCGGATCCAACGGGTTAACCAGATTCATTCCAGTAGAGATATCTGGTTGCATGAATTTGACATTTCTAGACTTGCATTCTAATTCGATAACTGGAACATTACCAGAGAGTTTAAACAATATTGTGTCCCTCCAGCTTGTTGATGTCTCTGATAATCAAATCGAAGGTACATTGAGCTTTACCATCAAATCATTGATATCACTGAACAAGCTTGTGTTACGAAAGAACCGCTTTTCTGGTGAAATTCCACTGGAAATCGGTTTGTGTATAAACTTACAGTTACTTGATTTAAGCAACAACGAGTTCTTTGGAGCGATTCCAGCGAGTTTAGGCAAACTTCCTGCATTGGAGATTGCTTTAAATCTCAGCTGTAACAAACTCTCTGGCGAGATACCGGTGGAGTTTGCCGCTCTAGATAAACTAGCTGTTTTGGATCTCTCTTACAACAAACTTTCAGGAGACCTTCAAAATCTCGTTGGTCTCGAAAATCTCGTGGTTGTTAATATATCGCACAACGATTTCAAAGGTCACGTGCCAGACACGCCTTTTTTCTCGAAGTTACCGCCAAGTGTCTTGTCTAACAACCCTTTGTTGTGTTTGGCGGGTGACGTGTGCGCCGCCGACAAGGGCGGCGCTTCCAGACGGAGCAAGGGTGCTAAGGTGGCGATGGCGGTGCTTATAAGTGTTGCGTGTATTCTCGTTCTATCTGCGCTCTACATCTTACTCGCGGGAAATACACGTGCTAGTGGTGAGGGTGGGTTAGATGATGCTGACGTGGAAATGGGGCCACCATGGGAGATCACTTTATACCAAAAACTTGACTTGTCAATTGGTGACGTGGCAAGATCTCTGACGCCTGACAATGTGGTGGGCCGGGGTCGATCTGGTGTTGTGTATCGGGTAAATGTTTCGTCAGGGTTTCCGATCGCGGTGAAAAGATTCCAGTTATCGGATAACTATTCTGCCTCGGCTTTCTCATCGGAAATCGCCACTCTTGCGTGTATTCGCCACCGGAATATTGTTCGTTTGTTGGGTTGGGCTTCAAATGGGAAAAACAAATtgttgttttatgactttttaccaAATGGTACACTAGGTACATTGTTACATGAAGGTAATGTCGAGGTCATTGAGTGGGAAACAAGGTTTAAGATTGGTTTGGGAGTAGCGGAAGGCTTAGCCTATTTACACCACGACTGTGTGCCGCCAATCCTCCATCGGGATGTAAAGGCGGATAACATATTATTAGGTGATCGGAATGATGCCTGTTTGGCGGATTTCGGGCTTGCAAGATTGGCGGAAAATGACAACACTTCATTTTCGGTGAAACCTCAATTTGGTGGCACATACGGTTACATGGCTCCAG AATATGCTAGCATGTTGAAAATTACAGAAAAGAGTGACGTTTATAGTTATGGGGTGGTCTTGTTAGAGATAATGACCCGAAAAAAACCAGTTGACGAGTCATTTTCTGAAGGACTACATGTTATCCAATGGGTTCGCAATCACCTCAAGAATAAGAAAGACCCGGTACAAATTATAGATCGAAAGCTACATGGTAATCCTGATACAGAGATCCAAGAAATGTTACAAGCATTAGGAATTGCCCTCTTGTGTACTAGTAACCGGCCCGAAGACCGTCCCACAATGAAAGAAGTGGTGGCATTATTAAGAGAGATTAGACACGAGGCTACGACAACTAAAGAACCCAGTAAAGAGACCAACGATCCATCAAAAGAAGATTCAAACGTTTTTGGTTTGTATTTGTCATCGTCGGTTAACTCGGCTCGGTTAGGCGGTGAAGGTTCATCAAATTGCTCCCTTGCTTACTCATCCTTATAA
- the LOC110919065 gene encoding uncharacterized protein LOC110919065: MRAAVKIIISIDFGFSIGVSFKDISPPKLKLVPSIDTYIGDKNSGCSTQTILNVISVSRDNVSTKAEKLGDQSQIFVSTNPRGAERLPPAIIASETDLYPRRLYGRPSEDLTFKPKYLVAFTIGCDQKDNIDQAVKKFSNNFTILLFHYDGQTNEWNEFEWSKRAIHISVPKQTKWWYAKRFLHPYIVAPYDFIFIWDEDLGVENFDAEEYIKLVKKYKLEIS, encoded by the exons ATGAGGGCTGCTGTAAAGATCATAATCAGTATTGATTTTGGGTTCTCCATTGGAGTATCATTTAAGGATATTTCACCACCAAAG CTTAAACTCGTACCCTCAATTGATACATACATTGGTGACAAAAATTCGGGGTGTTCTACACAAACAATCTTAAATGTGATCTCTGTCTCAAGGGACAATGTCTCAACCAAAGCTGAAAAACTTGGTGATCAATCACAG ATTTTCGTCTCAACTAACCCTCGCGGTGCAGAAAGATTACCTCCAGCTATAATTGCTTCTGAAACAGACTTATATCCTAGAAGATTATATGGTAGACCTAGTGAG GACCTAACATTCAAACCAAAGTATCTTGTAGCTTTCACTATTGGTTGTGATCAGAAAGATAACATTGACCAAGCAGTCAAAAAG TTTTCAAACAACTTCACTATCCTTCTGTTCCACTATGATGGCCAAACAAACGAATGGAATGAATTTGAGTGGTCAAAAAGAGCCATTCACATAAGTGTTCCAAAGCAAACAAAATG GTGGTATGCTAAAAGATTCTTGCATCCGTATATTGTTGCACCGTATGACTTCATATTTATATGGGATGAAGATCTTGGAGTTGAGAATTTTGATGCTGAAGA ATACATCAAACTTGTGAAGAAGTACAAATTGGAGATATCATAG